The Streptomyces aurantiacus genome includes a region encoding these proteins:
- a CDS encoding peptidase inhibitor family I36 protein, with translation MIAGVVLLLGGMAGTSAASSANSSGSQDSVSGAVALTSVKIAAAPAGCSPGNFCFWPNANYSPSGNPGELSGRNADWSVFSRGDCPNNNWDNCASSDYNNGNSCEAIVWTGKSYTGTAGMVLRGSGGNFNSTFNNAVSSNSWATASGGTSSACGGPVP, from the coding sequence ATGATCGCAGGAGTGGTACTCCTGCTGGGTGGCATGGCCGGTACCTCGGCGGCCAGTTCGGCGAACAGTTCCGGGAGTCAGGATTCGGTGTCCGGGGCGGTGGCGCTCACATCGGTGAAGATTGCCGCGGCGCCGGCCGGATGCAGTCCGGGAAACTTCTGCTTCTGGCCGAACGCCAATTACTCACCGTCGGGAAATCCGGGTGAACTCTCCGGTAGGAACGCCGACTGGTCCGTCTTCAGCCGTGGCGACTGCCCCAACAACAACTGGGACAACTGCGCGTCCTCGGACTACAACAACGGAAACAGCTGCGAAGCCATCGTCTGGACCGGGAAGTCCTACACGGGCACCGCGGGCATGGTCCTGCGCGGTTCGGGCGGGAACTTCAACTCCACGTTCAACAACGCCGTCTCCTCGAACAGCTGGGCAACCGCCTCCGGCGGTACGAGCTCGGCGTGCGGCGGCCCCGTGCCGTAA
- a CDS encoding ArsR/SmtB family transcription factor, whose translation MAAGGNGMLRIHFTDADLATTRVATAPDALWEVAASLHRFQTRAGRWAYAEWYRTTHARLRERQLSRTVREVLLPLFPRARYFPDFLTPGRPSGAGEGLDAGLDAIVSTPAGRVSHELALLERRVGAPAWVRRLTGTQERRELVAAIRAYHDVAVRPFADRIHAHLEAKRSSSCRHLLDGGVQGMLAGLGSAMRWEPPVLHVRYAADRDLHLGGRGIRLVPSYFCWDNPVSLADPQLPPVLFYPLLHEPAATTLATPLTALLGRTRATVLRVAASGAGATTGEIARAAGISPSSVSKHAGVLRGAGLLVSSRHGGNVLHTLTPAGASMLRADARASTAAPGPAAAAAR comes from the coding sequence GTGGCTGCAGGGGGGAACGGCATGCTCCGGATCCACTTCACGGACGCCGACCTGGCAACGACCCGGGTGGCCACGGCACCGGACGCACTCTGGGAGGTGGCCGCGAGCCTGCACCGCTTCCAGACCCGCGCGGGCCGGTGGGCGTACGCCGAGTGGTACCGGACCACCCACGCCCGATTACGTGAGCGGCAACTGAGCCGCACGGTGCGCGAGGTGCTCCTGCCGCTGTTTCCCAGAGCCCGGTACTTCCCCGACTTCCTGACACCCGGCCGGCCGAGCGGTGCCGGCGAGGGGCTGGACGCCGGACTCGACGCCATCGTGTCCACACCGGCCGGCCGGGTGAGCCATGAACTGGCCCTGCTGGAACGGAGAGTCGGAGCGCCGGCGTGGGTGCGACGGCTGACCGGCACGCAGGAGCGCCGGGAACTCGTGGCCGCGATCCGCGCCTACCACGACGTCGCCGTGCGCCCGTTCGCCGACCGGATCCACGCTCATCTGGAGGCCAAGCGGTCGTCGTCCTGCCGCCACCTGCTCGATGGGGGTGTCCAGGGGATGCTGGCCGGACTCGGGTCCGCCATGCGCTGGGAGCCGCCGGTCCTCCACGTCCGCTACGCGGCGGACCGGGACCTGCATCTGGGCGGCCGGGGCATACGGCTCGTACCGTCCTACTTCTGCTGGGACAACCCCGTCAGCCTGGCCGACCCCCAGCTGCCGCCCGTGCTGTTCTACCCCTTGCTGCACGAACCGGCCGCAACGACTCTCGCCACCCCGCTGACCGCACTGCTCGGGCGCACCCGGGCGACCGTGCTGCGCGTCGCGGCGTCGGGAGCGGGCGCCACCACCGGGGAGATCGCCCGCGCGGCGGGGATCTCCCCGTCCTCCGTCAGCAAACACGCCGGGGTGCTGCGCGGCGCGGGTCTGCTGGTCAGCAGCCGACACGGCGGGAACGTACTGCACACCCTCACCCCGGCCGGTGCGTCCATGCTCCGCGCCGACGCCCGGGCCTCGACGGCGGCCCCGGGGCCCGCTGCCGCTGCCGCACGCTGA
- a CDS encoding rhamnogalacturonan lyase, translating into MQHPHRRRGRTRLVLSTVLTGALAAAGLTALTAAPAQAATARQVEKLDRGVVSVHTDAGNLVSWRWLGTDPNDVSFNVYRAGTKVNPAPVTGSTNYFHSGAPSQADYTVRAVVGGVEQGDSVHAVQFRTGYKDVPITPPAGGTTPDGVAYTYEANDASVGDLDGDGALDFVLKWQPTNAKDNSQSGYTGNTVVDGIRLDGTRLWRIDLGRNIRSGAHYTQFQVYDYDGDGKAEVAMKTADATVDGTGAVIGSASADHRNSSGYVLSGPEYLTMFNGQTGRAMQSVDYVPARGTVSSWGDSYGNRVDRFLAGTAYLDGARPSLVMARGYYTRSVIAAWDWRGGAFTRRWTFDSSSSTNAGKGFDGQGNHSLSVADVDADGRDEIVYGAMTVDDNGNGLWTTKLGHGDAGHVGDLNPSRAGLEYFKVSESSSQPGSWMADARTGSRLWQTASGGDNGRGVAADIYAGSAGAEAWSASDTTLRSAGGASLGREPSSINFVSWWDGDTTRELLDGTRIDKYGTSSDTRLLTGASVHSNNGTKATPALSGDLFGDWREEVVWATGDNRALRIYSTPHETSAKITTLLHDTMYRTAIAWQNTAYNQPPHPSFFIGNGMPTAPRPTVYTP; encoded by the coding sequence GTGCAGCACCCGCATCGCAGACGCGGCAGGACCCGGCTCGTCCTCTCCACCGTGCTCACCGGCGCCCTCGCCGCCGCCGGACTCACCGCGCTCACCGCGGCACCGGCGCAGGCCGCGACCGCGCGGCAGGTCGAGAAACTGGACCGGGGTGTCGTCAGCGTCCACACCGACGCAGGCAACCTCGTCAGCTGGCGCTGGCTCGGCACCGACCCGAACGACGTGTCGTTCAACGTCTACCGGGCGGGTACGAAGGTCAACCCGGCCCCCGTCACCGGCTCGACGAACTACTTCCACTCCGGCGCGCCCTCGCAGGCCGACTACACGGTCCGCGCGGTCGTGGGCGGCGTCGAGCAGGGCGACTCCGTCCACGCGGTCCAGTTCCGCACCGGATACAAGGACGTGCCCATCACCCCGCCCGCCGGCGGCACCACCCCGGACGGCGTCGCGTACACCTACGAGGCCAACGACGCCTCGGTCGGCGACCTCGACGGCGACGGCGCACTCGACTTCGTCCTCAAATGGCAGCCCACGAACGCCAAGGACAACTCCCAGTCGGGCTACACCGGCAACACGGTCGTCGACGGCATCAGGCTCGACGGCACCCGCCTGTGGCGCATCGACCTCGGCCGCAACATCCGCTCGGGCGCGCACTACACGCAGTTCCAGGTCTACGACTACGACGGCGACGGCAAGGCCGAGGTCGCCATGAAGACCGCCGACGCCACGGTCGACGGGACGGGCGCCGTCATCGGCAGCGCGTCGGCCGACCACCGCAACTCCAGCGGCTACGTCCTGTCCGGGCCCGAGTACCTGACCATGTTCAACGGCCAGACGGGCAGGGCGATGCAGAGCGTCGACTACGTCCCGGCACGTGGCACGGTCTCGTCGTGGGGCGACTCGTACGGCAACCGCGTGGACCGCTTCCTCGCGGGCACCGCCTATCTGGACGGCGCCCGGCCCTCGCTCGTCATGGCGCGCGGCTACTACACGCGCTCGGTGATCGCGGCCTGGGACTGGCGGGGCGGCGCGTTCACCCGGCGCTGGACCTTCGACTCCAGCTCGTCGACCAACGCGGGCAAGGGCTTCGACGGCCAGGGCAACCACAGTCTGTCCGTCGCGGACGTGGACGCCGACGGCAGGGACGAGATCGTGTACGGCGCCATGACCGTGGACGACAACGGCAACGGGCTGTGGACCACGAAGCTGGGCCACGGTGACGCGGGCCATGTCGGGGACCTCAATCCGTCCCGCGCGGGCCTGGAGTACTTCAAGGTCTCGGAGTCCTCGTCCCAGCCGGGCTCCTGGATGGCCGACGCGCGCACCGGTTCCCGCCTGTGGCAGACGGCCTCCGGCGGGGACAACGGCCGAGGGGTCGCCGCCGACATCTACGCAGGCAGCGCGGGCGCCGAGGCCTGGTCCGCCTCCGACACCACCCTTCGCTCGGCCGGTGGCGCCTCACTCGGCCGGGAACCGTCCAGCATCAACTTCGTGAGCTGGTGGGACGGCGACACCACCCGTGAACTCCTCGACGGCACCCGCATCGACAAGTACGGCACCTCGTCCGACACCCGCCTGCTGACCGGCGCCTCCGTGCACTCCAACAACGGCACCAAGGCGACCCCGGCCCTCTCGGGCGACCTCTTCGGCGACTGGCGCGAGGAGGTCGTCTGGGCTACCGGCGACAACAGGGCCCTGCGGATCTACTCCACACCCCACGAGACCAGCGCGAAGATCACGACCCTGCTGCACGACACGATGTACCGCACGGCCATCGCCTGGCAGAACACGGCTTACAACCAGCCGCCGCACCCGAGCTTCTTCATCGGCAACGGCATGCCGACGGCCCCCAGGCCGACGGTCTACACCCCGTGA
- a CDS encoding helix-turn-helix transcriptional regulator has product MKSARLVSILLLLQTRGRMTAADLAQELEVSVRTVYRDVEALSAAGVPLYGDAGHAGGYRLLDGYRTRLTGLTAGEAEALFLAGVPGPAAELGLGPLLAAAQLKVRAALPRELRAHADRISGRFHLDAPGWYADAADGAVPFLPAVADAVWNSRVLHVLYRRWREPTDVRRSLEPYGLVLKAGRWYVVAGPGPRTFRVDQILELATSDEEFARPDGFDLGAYWTGHQRDFHDRLHRAEAVVRLAPGVRLAGPAGDAVRAGGRTEHSGWIRATVPIESVEHAHAEFLRLGRDIEVLEPAALRARIADTVAELARTYGEVSTGRGEAK; this is encoded by the coding sequence ATGAAGTCGGCGCGCCTCGTCTCGATCCTCCTGCTGCTCCAGACCCGGGGCCGCATGACCGCCGCCGATCTGGCTCAGGAGCTGGAGGTCTCGGTGCGCACGGTCTACCGGGACGTCGAGGCGCTGAGCGCCGCCGGTGTCCCGCTGTACGGCGACGCCGGTCACGCCGGCGGCTACCGGCTCCTCGACGGCTACCGCACGCGGCTGACCGGCCTCACCGCGGGCGAGGCCGAGGCGCTCTTCCTCGCCGGAGTGCCGGGCCCCGCCGCCGAGCTCGGGCTCGGCCCTCTGCTGGCCGCCGCCCAGCTCAAGGTGCGCGCCGCCCTGCCGCGCGAGCTGCGCGCGCACGCCGACCGCATCAGCGGCCGCTTCCACCTGGACGCGCCCGGCTGGTACGCGGACGCCGCCGACGGTGCCGTCCCCTTCCTCCCGGCGGTCGCGGACGCCGTCTGGAACAGCCGGGTCCTTCATGTCCTGTACCGCCGCTGGCGCGAGCCGACCGACGTGCGGCGCAGCCTCGAACCGTACGGCCTCGTCCTCAAGGCCGGCCGCTGGTACGTCGTCGCGGGCCCCGGACCGCGTACGTTCCGTGTCGACCAGATCCTCGAACTGGCAACCAGCGACGAGGAGTTCGCCCGCCCCGACGGGTTCGACCTCGGCGCGTACTGGACCGGCCACCAGCGGGACTTCCACGACCGCCTGCACCGGGCCGAGGCCGTGGTCCGGCTCGCCCCCGGCGTCCGCCTCGCCGGGCCGGCGGGGGACGCGGTGCGCGCAGGCGGCCGCACGGAACACAGCGGTTGGATCCGGGCCACCGTCCCCATCGAGTCCGTCGAGCACGCCCACGCAGAGTTCCTGCGCCTCGGCAGGGACATCGAGGTGCTGGAGCCGGCCGCGTTGCGCGCGCGGATCGCGGACACGGTCGCCGAGCTGGCCCGCACCTACGGGGAAGTGTCCACGGGGCGCGGGGAGGCCAAGTAG
- a CDS encoding class I SAM-dependent methyltransferase produces the protein MSAPAFDYDKEAERYDASRGGERRAAAAASAVLGLIPGNAGTLLDAACGTGSVTRRLVAAGLDVTGADAATGMLRRAADRVPGRVVLADTRQLPFPTATFDAVSAIWLLHLLDDAEQVVAEAARVLRPGGVFVTTVDKAASHDVRSDIDAVMAPRPRRTARDRCDLVASYAGRHALLPAGRASFRGCGQGRTPARTAADVRRGWYTLLPPGTPLAEKLAYRLEQLPDQHVPRAEPEFSLRAFRKPGPADA, from the coding sequence TTGAGCGCGCCGGCGTTCGACTACGACAAGGAGGCCGAGCGCTACGACGCGTCACGGGGCGGCGAACGCCGTGCCGCCGCGGCCGCGAGCGCCGTGCTCGGACTGATCCCCGGCAACGCCGGCACCCTCCTGGACGCCGCCTGCGGCACCGGCAGCGTCACCCGCCGGCTCGTGGCGGCCGGTCTCGACGTGACGGGCGCCGACGCGGCGACCGGCATGCTGCGACGGGCCGCCGACCGGGTACCGGGCCGTGTCGTGCTGGCCGACACCCGCCAACTCCCCTTCCCCACAGCGACGTTCGACGCCGTCTCGGCGATCTGGCTGCTGCACCTCCTGGACGACGCGGAGCAGGTCGTGGCCGAGGCGGCCCGGGTGCTGCGCCCCGGCGGCGTCTTCGTCACGACCGTCGACAAGGCCGCCTCGCACGACGTGCGCAGCGACATCGACGCGGTGATGGCCCCGCGCCCCCGTCGCACCGCCCGCGACCGGTGCGACCTCGTCGCCTCGTACGCCGGCCGGCACGCACTGCTTCCGGCGGGGCGGGCCTCCTTCCGCGGCTGCGGCCAGGGGCGGACACCCGCGCGGACCGCGGCCGACGTGCGCCGCGGCTGGTACACCCTGCTGCCGCCGGGCACGCCCCTCGCCGAGAAGCTCGCGTACCGCCTGGAGCAGCTGCCGGACCAGCATGTCCCGCGCGCGGAACCGGAGTTCAGCCTGCGGGCGTTCCGCAAGCCGGGGCCTGCCGACGCGTGA
- a CDS encoding 4a-hydroxytetrahydrobiopterin dehydratase gives MPLEPLSQKEIEDRLAELPGWSLDGDRIARSYRLGSHFAAAALVVHIAQVQDELDHHCDLTLGYDTVSLTVNTHSVGGAVTEKDFELAHRVEELSAGHGAS, from the coding sequence GTGCCCCTCGAACCGCTTTCGCAGAAGGAGATCGAGGACCGCCTCGCGGAGCTGCCCGGCTGGTCCCTGGACGGCGACAGGATCGCCCGGTCCTACCGGCTGGGCTCGCACTTCGCCGCGGCCGCCCTGGTCGTGCACATCGCCCAGGTGCAGGACGAGCTGGACCACCACTGCGACCTCACGCTCGGCTACGACACCGTCTCCCTCACGGTGAACACGCACAGCGTGGGCGGCGCCGTCACCGAGAAGGACTTCGAACTGGCCCACCGGGTCGAGGAACTCTCCGCCGGGCACGGCGCGAGTTGA
- a CDS encoding helix-turn-helix domain-containing protein translates to MTTSASASGSVSTSAGAPGGTSAADQGVGPLLRGWREQRRVSQLELALRAGSSARHISFVETGRSRPSEEMVLRLAEHLDVPVRDRNALLLAAGYAPRYPETPLDDPALDALREGVERLIQGYEPYPALVVDATYHVVAANRGIAMLLDGLPERLLAPPLNAMRLTLHPEGLAPRIRNLREWRGHLLAQMERDIALRRSDALRALYEEVAAYPHPSSEESSLFPDEEPAEPVPYFALPMQIEHDGRLLSFISSISTFNTPMDVTVAELAIETLLPADPATVKYLQSLMS, encoded by the coding sequence ATGACCACCTCCGCGTCCGCCTCCGGATCCGTCAGCACGTCCGCCGGCGCCCCGGGCGGCACCTCCGCGGCCGACCAGGGGGTCGGGCCGCTGCTGCGCGGCTGGCGGGAGCAGCGCCGGGTGAGTCAGCTGGAGCTGGCGCTGCGGGCCGGATCGTCGGCGCGGCACATCAGCTTCGTCGAGACGGGCCGCTCCCGGCCGAGCGAGGAGATGGTGCTGCGCCTCGCCGAGCACCTGGACGTACCGGTGCGGGACCGCAACGCCCTTCTGCTCGCGGCCGGTTACGCGCCCCGCTATCCGGAGACCCCGCTGGACGATCCGGCGCTGGACGCGCTGCGCGAGGGGGTGGAGCGGCTGATCCAGGGTTACGAGCCCTATCCGGCGCTGGTCGTGGACGCCACGTACCACGTGGTCGCCGCCAACCGGGGCATCGCGATGCTCCTCGACGGCCTCCCCGAGCGGCTGCTCGCCCCTCCGCTGAACGCGATGCGCCTGACGCTGCACCCCGAGGGCCTGGCGCCCAGGATCCGCAACCTGCGTGAGTGGCGCGGCCATCTGCTGGCCCAGATGGAGCGGGACATCGCCCTGCGCCGCTCGGATGCGCTGCGGGCCCTGTACGAGGAGGTGGCGGCCTATCCGCACCCCTCCTCGGAGGAGTCCTCCCTCTTTCCCGACGAGGAACCGGCGGAGCCGGTCCCCTACTTCGCGCTGCCGATGCAGATCGAGCACGACGGACGGCTGCTGTCCTTCATCTCGTCCATCTCCACGTTCAACACGCCCATGGACGTGACGGTCGCCGAGCTGGCCATCGAGACGCTGCTCCCGGCCGACCCGGCGACGGTCAAGTACCTGCAGTCGCTGATGTCCTGA
- a CDS encoding helix-turn-helix domain-containing protein has protein sequence MSERRPAPTVGQVVLGRRLQELREASGLKRDEAGQILRVAGATVRRMEMAEVTLKIPYVQVLLSTYGVPDDEIAAFVRLVEEANQPGWWQRYHDVLPEWFSLHVSLEGAASIIRSYEPHFVPGLLQTEDYARAVLEAGTVGQTGPEEIDRHVSLRMARQKLLTGDHAPHLWVIMEETVLQRPVSIRSEVMADQLDHLLAAVENDHITLQIAEFASGPHPGTYAPFVLFRFAEPELPDMVYTEYLTGALYLDSRKEVAAHLEVLDHMTTGAADARRTREMILERRADF, from the coding sequence GTGAGTGAAAGGCGTCCTGCGCCGACCGTGGGTCAGGTGGTGCTGGGGAGACGGCTGCAGGAACTGCGCGAGGCGTCCGGTCTGAAGCGGGACGAGGCGGGGCAGATCCTGCGGGTCGCCGGTGCGACCGTGCGCCGGATGGAGATGGCCGAGGTCACTCTCAAGATTCCGTACGTCCAGGTGCTCCTGTCGACGTACGGCGTCCCCGACGACGAGATCGCGGCGTTCGTCCGGCTGGTCGAGGAGGCGAACCAGCCCGGCTGGTGGCAGCGCTACCACGACGTCCTGCCGGAGTGGTTCAGCCTCCATGTGAGCCTGGAGGGCGCGGCCTCGATCATCCGGTCGTACGAGCCGCACTTCGTACCCGGGCTGCTGCAGACCGAGGACTACGCCCGGGCCGTCCTGGAGGCCGGCACGGTCGGGCAGACGGGGCCCGAGGAGATCGACCGTCATGTGTCACTGCGGATGGCCCGGCAGAAGCTGCTCACCGGGGATCACGCGCCCCATCTGTGGGTGATCATGGAGGAAACGGTCCTGCAACGGCCGGTCAGTATCCGCTCCGAAGTGATGGCGGACCAGCTGGACCATCTCCTGGCGGCCGTCGAGAACGACCACATCACCCTGCAGATAGCCGAGTTCGCGTCCGGCCCGCACCCGGGAACGTACGCGCCCTTCGTGCTGTTCCGGTTCGCGGAGCCCGAACTGCCGGACATGGTCTACACCGAGTACCTGACCGGGGCGCTCTACCTCGACTCCCGCAAGGAAGTGGCCGCGCACCTGGAGGTGCTGGACCACATGACGACCGGCGCGGCCGACGCCCGGCGCACCAGGGAGATGATCCTGGAGCGCCGGGCTGATTTCTGA